One stretch of Pseudoramibacter sp. DNA includes these proteins:
- a CDS encoding YcxB family protein has protein sequence MNPLYEIEEILTEDEFYKSCQAISAKKIKRLQMIYLIIGSVFCLCGILFIVSPVFSLLEGLIIAVMGVIFSAVLCFNVTHQAQKKMEKTWQEHSELHNMDIHITFFEDHLTQTTPTASQNANYSDLSSVIETETNFYLMTSPSEGSIIVKDRCSSGLIAFLQDIKEAANLKNH, from the coding sequence ATGAACCCATTATATGAAATTGAAGAAATTTTAACAGAAGATGAATTTTATAAATCCTGTCAGGCGATTTCGGCAAAAAAAATAAAAAGACTGCAGATGATATATCTGATTATTGGTTCTGTTTTTTGTTTGTGTGGGATATTATTTATCGTTTCACCGGTTTTTTCGCTTCTTGAAGGATTGATTATTGCGGTAATGGGCGTGATTTTCTCGGCTGTCTTATGCTTTAATGTGACACATCAAGCTCAAAAAAAGATGGAGAAAACCTGGCAAGAACATTCGGAACTGCACAATATGGACATTCACATCACATTTTTTGAAGACCATTTGACTCAGACAACCCCGACAGCGAGTCAAAACGCCAACTATTCAGACCTAAGTTCTGTTATAGAAACAGAAACCAATTTTTATCTGATGACAAGTCCATCAGAGGGATCGATTATTGTAAAAGACCGCTGTTCGTCTGGATTAATAGCATTTCTGCAGGACATAAAAGAAGCAGCAAATCTTAAGAACCATTAA